The following proteins come from a genomic window of Alosa sapidissima isolate fAloSap1 chromosome 22, fAloSap1.pri, whole genome shotgun sequence:
- the ube2nb gene encoding ubiquitin-conjugating enzyme E2Nb has product MAGLPRRIIKETQRLLAEPVPGIKAEPDEGNARYFHVVIAGPQDSPFEGGTFKLELFLPEEYPMAAPKVRFMTKIYHPNVDKLGRICLDILKDKWSPALQIRTVLLSIQALLSAPNPDDPLANDVAEQWKSNEAQAIETARTWTRLYAGNNIEV; this is encoded by the exons ATGGCAGGGTTGCCTCGGAGGATCATTAAG GAAACACAGCGCCTACTGGCAGAGCCTGTACCAGGGATTAAAGCCGAACCAGATGAAGGGAATGCCCGCTACTTCCATGTGGTCATCGCCGGGCCCCAGGACTCCCCCTTCGAAGGGGGCACCTTCAAACTTGAACTCTTTCTGCCAGAAGAGTACCCCATGGCAGCCCCGAAAGTTCGGTTTATGACCAAAATCTACCACCCCAACGTGGACAAGCTGGGTAGAATATGTCTAGACATTTTAAAAG ATAAATGGTCCCCAGCGCTGCAGATCCGTACAGTCCTGCTGTCCATCCAGGCTTTGCTCAGTGCTCCAAACCCAGATGACCCTCTCGCAAATGATGTGGCAGAGCAGTGGAAGAGCAATGAAGCCCAAGCCATTGAAACAG CTCGAACATGGACCAGGCTGTACGCTGGAAACAACATTGAAGTCTAA
- the mrpl42 gene encoding 39S ribosomal protein L42, mitochondrial: MAAILGQGTLSILKCLCPRFSSRSNVLCINGINVYTSHAKSTVRGPEIDDSNVEIGVTSDGKTVVCYHPAVEFPYELSQPIPRPDPITNLPETHDQVLKQRLGKESLKEKQAPTIEELSNMFYTTKHRWYPIGQYRTRRRNKNPPKDR; encoded by the exons ATGGCGGCGATCTTGGGTCAAGGAACgcttagcatattaaaatgtttatgTCCACGGTTTTCGAGTCGATCAAATGTGTTATGTATAAATG GTATTAACGTTTATACCAGTCATGCCAAATCCACAGTTCGGGGCCCAGAGATTGACGATAG TAACGTGGAAATTGGTGTGACATCTGATGGGAAAACAGTTGTATGCTATCATCCCGCAGTAGAATTTCCTTATGAGTTAAGCCAG CCTATTCCTCGTCCGGACCCCATAACCAACCTACCGGAAACCCATGACCAGGTTTTAAAACAGAGACTTGGCAAAGAAAGCCTAAAGGAAAAGCAAGCTCCCACTATTGAAGAGCTTAGTAATATGTTCTACACAACGAAGCACCGCTGGTACCCGATTGGACA GTATCGCACGAGGCGCAGAAATAAAAATCCTCCTAAAGACAGATAA
- the LOC121696817 gene encoding protein SSUH2 homolog, whose product MSEDNPPSYRCDVILAPSQYTTVSPPGPAREQDRNHRTHRPSEIYHPLNLTLLSDADITDIVLAWVKTKTFLSSGPAKEFMVTSTNNDVIFFYFLETFTEHRSVCMRFEPQIKDLPQSSDTNNQEPRPWKVAVSPVKMFSNQVCHYRLINTDQHRGCQYCQEQQWVTCSRCGGVGQKPCAMCKIHQGPQSKQCSHCHGKRQVSCAACMALGRVCCRMCVGKGHLCYFKELRVEYRTHMENRLLTGCGVPEKKLLKAAGDVVHASIGTTVRPLSQFSVPEVNDVSQQMVEASHRRWPHCKVIQQRHLLKAIPVTFAQYYWKGETGGFYIYGTDNRVYWPDYPQCRLSDRCTIA is encoded by the coding sequence ATGTCAGAAGATAATCCCCCATCCTACCGATGTGATGTAATCCTGGCCCCGTCTCAGTACACCACTGTGTCTCCTCCAGGTCCTGCAAGAGAGCAAGATAGGAACCATAGGACGCATCGGCCATCTGAAATTTACCACCCTTTGAATCTGACTCTTTTGTCAGATGCAGACATAACTGATATTGTTCTTGCCTGGGTGAAGACCAAGACATTCCTCTCCAGCGGACCTGCTAAAGAGTTCATGGTGACATCCACAAACAATGACGTCATCTTCTTCTATTTCCTTGAGACATTCACGGAGCACAGGTCAGTCTGCATGCGATTCGAGCCTCAAATAAAAGACCTCCCTCAATCCAGCGACACCAACAACCAAGAACCTCGACCCTGGAAGGTAGCCGTCTCGCCTGTCAAGATGTTTAGTAACCAGGTGTGCCACTACCGCCTGATCAACACAGACCAGCACAGGGGTTGCCAATATTGCCAGGAGCAGCAGTGGGTGACATGCTCTCGTTGTGGTGGAGTAGGCCAAAAACcatgtgccatgtgtaagaTACATCAGGGACCACAGTCCAAGCAATGTAGCCACTGTCACGggaagcggcaggtttcctgtGCAGCTTGCATGGCGCTGGGTCGAGTGTGCTGCAGAATGTGCGTGGGCAAAGGACACCTGTGCTACTTCAAGGAATTGAGGGTGGAGTACCGGACCCACATGGAAAATCGGCTGCTGACCGGCTGTGGGGTGCCGGAGAAGAAGCTGCTGAAGGCGGCTGGGGACGTGGTCCACGCCAGCATAGGGACCACAGTGAGGCCTCTGTCACAGTTTTCAGTGCCAGAGGTGAACGACGTCTCACAGCAGATGGTAGAGGCATCCCATCGAAGGTGGCCGCACTGTAAGGTCATCCAGCAGAGGCATCTCCTGAAGGCCATACCGGTCACATTTGCTCAGTACTACTGGAAAGGCGAGACTGGAGGCTTCTACATCTATGGGACAGACAACCGGGTATACTGGCCAGACTACCCTCAGTGCAGATTGTCGGATCGCTGCACCATTGCCTAG